A genome region from Pseudorca crassidens isolate mPseCra1 chromosome 20, mPseCra1.hap1, whole genome shotgun sequence includes the following:
- the CACNG6 gene encoding voltage-dependent calcium channel gamma-6 subunit isoform X4 → MGKGVGERSPPQLCLFRTWALSPATRMMMWSNFFMHEEDRRRRAHGARKAKMTPEHEGKIKLALLLTSVGATLAVLAVGTEFWVELNTYRDNGSAVCDAAHLGLWKMCTKRLWQADVPAGRDTCGPAELPGEANCTYFKFFTTGEDAHIFQRTTKKEVNMAAAVIAVLGMAVMALGCLCVIMVLSKGAEFLLRVAAICFGLSGLLLLVSLEVFRHSVQALLQRVSPEPPPSPALTYEYSWSLGCGVGAGLVLILGSGFFFLLTLPPWPWGSICPKWGHRAT, encoded by the exons GAGCCCTcctcagctctgcctctttcGCACCTGGGCCCTATCGCCCGCGACGAGGATGATGATGTGGTCCAACTTCTTCATGCACGAGGAGGACCGCCGGCGGCGAGCTCACGGGGCGCGCAAGGCCAAGATGACCCCTGAGCACGAGGGGAAGATTAAGCTGGCGCTGCTGCTGACCTCCGTGGGTGCCACGCTGGCAGTGCTGGCCGTGGGCACCGAGTTCTGGGTGGAACTCAACACCTACAGGGACAACGGCAGTGCCGTCTGTGATGCTGCCCACCTGGGGCTCTGGAAGATGTGCACCAAGCGACTGTGGCAGGCGGACGTGCCCGCCGGCAGAGACACCTGCGGCCCAGCGGAGCTGCCCGGAG AAGCAAACTGcacttattttaaattcttcaccACGGGAGAGGATGCTCACATCTTCCAGAGAACCACAAAGAAAG aGGTAAATATGGCAGCTGCGGTGATAGCAGTGCTAGGCATGGCAGTCATGGCCCTGGGGTGCCTCTGTGTCATCATGGTGCTCAGCAAAGGGGCAGAGTTCCTGCTCCGGGTTGCAGCCATCTGCTTTGGCCTCTCAG gcCTGCTGCTTCTGGTCAGCCTGGAGGTGTTCCGCCATTCCGTGCAAGCCTTGCTGCAGAGAGTTAGCCCTGAGCCTCCCCCGTCCCCGGCCCTGACCTATGAATACTCCTGGTCTCTGGGCTGTGGCGTGGGGGCCGGCTTGGTCCTGATCCTGGGGAGTGGCTTCTTTTTCCTGCTCACCCTGCCTCCCTGGCCCTGGGGCTCCATCTGTCCCAAGTGGGGGCACAGGGCCACCTAG